A single region of the Paraburkholderia megapolitana genome encodes:
- a CDS encoding CysB family HTH-type transcriptional regulator, with amino-acid sequence MNFQQLRFVREAVRQNMNLTEVANVLYTSQSGVSKQIKDLEDELGVDIFIRRGKRLTGLTEPGKAVHQLIERMLLDAENLRRVARQYADQDSGHLVVATTHTQARYALPKVIRQFTEVFPKVHLALRQGSPQQIAQMIINGEADIGISTEALDRYPDIVTFPCYSWHHIVVVPKGHPLVGRPNLSLDEIAEYPIVTYDQDFTGRSHIDQAFAKAGALPDVVLTAIDADVIKTYVELGMGIGVVAAMAYDPKRDTELVALDTQHLFEASTTRVGLRKGAFLRAYAYRLIEMFAPHLNEAEIAAQLREVA; translated from the coding sequence ATGAACTTCCAGCAATTACGCTTCGTGCGCGAGGCCGTGCGCCAGAACATGAACCTGACCGAAGTGGCGAACGTGCTGTACACGTCGCAGTCGGGGGTATCGAAACAGATCAAGGACCTCGAGGACGAACTCGGCGTCGACATCTTCATTCGCCGCGGCAAGCGCCTGACCGGGCTGACCGAACCGGGCAAGGCGGTGCATCAGCTGATCGAGCGGATGCTGCTCGATGCGGAAAACCTGCGCCGCGTCGCCCGCCAGTATGCGGATCAGGACAGCGGCCACCTGGTCGTTGCAACGACCCATACGCAGGCGCGCTACGCGCTGCCGAAGGTGATCCGGCAGTTCACCGAGGTGTTCCCGAAGGTGCATCTCGCGCTGCGCCAGGGCAGCCCGCAACAGATCGCGCAGATGATCATCAACGGCGAAGCGGACATCGGCATCTCGACTGAAGCGCTCGACCGTTACCCGGATATCGTCACGTTTCCGTGCTATTCGTGGCATCACATCGTCGTTGTGCCGAAGGGCCATCCGCTGGTGGGTCGTCCGAACCTGTCGCTCGACGAGATCGCGGAATATCCGATCGTCACCTACGACCAGGACTTCACTGGCCGCTCGCATATCGATCAGGCGTTTGCGAAAGCGGGCGCATTGCCCGACGTCGTGCTGACCGCGATCGATGCCGACGTGATCAAGACTTACGTCGAGCTTGGTATGGGGATCGGCGTGGTGGCGGCAATGGCCTACGATCCGAAGCGCGACACCGAACTCGTCGCGCTCGACACCCAGCATCTGTTCGAGGCGAGCACGACGCGCGTCGGGCTGCGCAAGGGTGCCTTTCTGCGCGCTTACGCATACCGGCTGATCGAGATGTTCGCGCCGCATCTGAACGAAGCTGAAATCGCCGCGCAGTTGCGCGAAGTGGCGTAA